Proteins co-encoded in one Papaver somniferum cultivar HN1 chromosome 5, ASM357369v1, whole genome shotgun sequence genomic window:
- the LOC113279996 gene encoding F-box protein At3g07870-like → MENLPGDIITNISSRLPADSVLCVKMVCRNWNRSIKIDTWFTNIHLCRFLHNCDYYVTNDDIYSPCMKKQRRNDGTGSTHVARRDLTLSISTMIESFLFLAKSYGISPKKTIYYGECFYDEDRVVFKKFTGGYNLNHPTFYQSKKYTAPLPMKTTHTLVGSCNGLVCFAVSDSSRLVGGDPIYICNPVTREEWNLPRYNFIDSIYNYEAVIVTSGFCYVPSTNQYKVVRVCYHLNEYIGDLQVFTLGVDKTWRHKEIIPYFLLNFFKITNATPGVIADGAIHWMDYLEWKIVAFNFEDEVVLEVPTPRCCFDFQESDDGTGSPGLLELKVLRDCLCLVHRRPGRSVDIWSLKKMNMCSCETSNGMISKKCKKDCRDWRWIKEFSIAIEIKEIEYIPVPFAITKTGRILLWYYRSGLSIYDPKTETLSKIPDGDIGTIVYQVIPHVNTFVSLKV, encoded by the coding sequence ATGGAGAATCTTCCTGGAGATATCATAACAAATATATCTTCACGGTTACCTGCTGATTCCGTCTTATGTGTCAAAATGGTATGTAGGAATTGGAACAGAAGCATCAAAATTGATACTTGGTTTACAAATATTCATCTATGCAGATTTCTACATAATTGTGATTACTACGTAACTAATGACGACATTTATTCTCCTTGCATGAAGAAGCAGCGTCGAAACGATGGCACCGGCAGTACTCATGTTGCTAGAAGAGATTTAACCCTTAGTATTTCTACTATGATTGAGAGTTTTCTTTTCTTAGCGAAATCTTATGGAATATCACCCAAAAAGACCATCTATTATGGAGAGTGTTTTTATGATGAAGATAGAGTCGTGTTCAAAAAGTTTACAGGAGGATACAATTTAAATCATCCTACtttctatcaatccaaaaagTATACAGCGCCCCTTCCCATGAAGACCACTCATACACTAGTTGGTTCATGCAACGGTTTGGTTTGTTTTGCTGTGTCCGATAGTTCGAGATTGGTTGGCGGTGATCCTATCTACATATGCAATCCAGTTACAAGAGAAGAGTGGAATCTACCAAGATATAACTTTATTGATTCTATATACAACTACGAAGCTGTCATTGTTACATCTGGATTTTGTTATGTTCCTTCCACTAATCAATACAAGGTCGTTAGAGTATGCTACCATCTGAACGAATATATAGGAGACCTACAAGTGTTTACTCTTGGAGTTGACAAAACTTGGAGGCACAAAGAAATTATCCCATACTTCCTCTTAAATTTTTTTAAGATAACAAACGCAACACCAGGTGTCATTGCAGACGGGGCTATTCACTGGATGGACTACCTGGAATGGAAAATAGTGGCTTTCAATTTCGAAGATGAGGTAGTACTTGAGGTTCCTACACCACGTTGTTGTTTCGATTTTCAAGAATCAGACGATGGTACAGGAAGTCCAGGTCTACTTGAACTCAAGGTGCTGAGAGACTGTCTGTGCCTTGTTCATCGAAGGCCAGGTCGTAGTGTGGATATATGGTCGCTGAAAAAAATGAATATGTGTAGTTGTGAAACATCTAATGGGATGATATCAAAAAAGTGTAAGAAAGATTGTCGTGATTGGAGATGGATCAAGGAGTTCAGTATAGcaatagaaattaaggaaatagaATATATCCCTGTTCCGTTTGCCATCACAAAGACCGGTAGAATTCTATTATGGTACTACAGAAGTGGTCTCTCTATATATGATCCAAAAACTGAGACCCTTAGTAAGATACCAGATGGTGATATTGGCACTATCGTCTATCAAGTCATTCCTCACGTCAACACTTTTGTTTCGTTGAAAGTTTAA